GCCATGGGCTGGCGCGGCGGCCTCGTGGTCTTTCTGTCCGTGCCCATCAGCTTTGCGCTCACGCTCTTCGTCTACTACTTCTTCGGCTATACACTGAACCGGATTACCCTCTTCGCGCTCATCTTCGTGACGGGGATCGTGGTGGACGACTCGATCATCGTGGCCGAAAACATCGAGCGCCACTTCAAGATGGGACAGTTGCCGAAGCTGCAGTCGGCCCTCGCCGCGGTCGACGAGGTGGGCAACCCCACCATTCTCGCCACGCTGACGGTCATCGCCGCCGTCCTGCCGATGGCGTTCGTGTCCGGCCTGATGGGGCCATACATGAGCCCGATGCCGATCGGGGCCTCGGTGGCGATGACGTTCTCGCTCGTGGTGGCCCTCGTGATTGCGCCCTATCTGGCCTTCCGCCTGATCCCTTCGCACGAGGACCTCACCGGTGAGGAAGGCGGCAGGGACACGGGCGATGCGGAGAACGACTCCGAGTACAAGCTCGAAGAGACGGCGGTCTACCGCACGTACGCCGCCACCATCGAACCTCTGCTCGACAGCGCCTGGAAGCGGTGGGCCTTTCTCGGGGGAACGGCCCTCCTGCTGCTCGGCTCGGTGTCTCTCTTCTACTTCCGGGCCGTCACGGTGAAAATGCTGCCCTTCGACGACAAGGACGAGTTCCAGGTCGTGGTGGACATGCCGGAGGGCACGCCGCTGGAGCGCACGAACGCGGTACTGCGCGAGATGGCCGCCGAGCTCACCGACCGCCCTGTCGTGACCGACGTGCAGACGTACGCCGGGGACGCCGCGCCGGTCAACCTGAACGGGCTCGTGCGCCACTACGACATGCGCTCGGCCCCGCACCAGGGCGACCTGCAGGTGAACCTGCGTGCGGCTGGGGACCGCGACCGCCAGAGCCACGCCATTGCAAAGGACCTGCGCGGCCCAGTTCAAGAAATCGGGGAGAAGCACGGGGCCACCGTCAAGATTGCGGAGGTGCCCCCAGGCCCCCCGGTGCGCGCCACGCTCGTGGCCGAAATCTACGGCCCGGACGTGAAGACGCAACGCGCCCTGGCCGACAGCGTCCGCCAGGCCTTCGAGGCCACCGAGGGCGTGGTGGACGTGGACTGGCGCGTGGAGGCCGATCAGACGAAGTATACCTTCACGGTCGACAAGGAGAAGGCCATGCGCGTCGGCGTGCCCACCGCCCGCGTCACCCAGACCATGAAGATGGCGCTTGGTGGCCGGAAGGTAACGACCCTGCACGACCCCGACGAGCGCGACCCCGTGGGCATACAGCTTCGCCTCGGCGAAGAGCGCCGGGCGGGCCTTGCGGACCTAAGGAACGTGCCGGTCCGGTCACCGGCCGGTCCCACCGTCCCGATGGCCGACCTCGTCGAGGTGGAGAAGACGACACGGGACAAGCACATCGACCGGAAAAACCACCAGCGCGTCATCTATGTGACGGCCAACGTGGCCGGCGCCATCGAGAGCCCGGTCTACGCCATGCTCGACATGCAGGAGCGCCTGGACGCCATCGAAGCGCCGCCGGGCTACTCCTTCGACCAGCTGTACACCGGCCAGCCCGAGGCCCGCAGCAACTACGCACTGAAGTGGGACGGCGAATGGCGCGTCACCTACAAGGTCTTCCGTGACCTGGGCATCGCTTTCGCCATCGTGCTGCTGCTGATCTATATCCTCATTGTGGGGTGGTTTCAGGACCTGACCGTGCCCCTAGTGATGATGATTGCCATTCCGTTGTCGCTCATCGGCATCGTACTGGGGCACTGGGTCCTAGGGGCGTTCTTCACCGCCACCTCCATGATCGGCTTCATTGCCTTAGCCGGGATCATGGTGCGCAACGGGGTCTTGCTGATCGACTTCGTAAACATCAGCCTCGACCAGGGCGCCTCACTCCGGCAGGCCGTCATTGAGGCCGGGGCCGTGCGGACACGCCCCATCCTGCTGACGGCCGGCACGGTGGTCATCGGGGCGACGGTCATTCTGTTCGATCCCATCTTCCAGGGCCTGGCCATCTCGCTGATCGGGGGTGCAATCGCCTCCACGGCGCTCACGCTCCTGATCGTGCCGCTCGTCTACTACATGATCGAGCGGCGCCTGGCCGACTCGGCACTCACCGAGGACGGGACGGCATAGCCCCACGACTCCCTCCTCACGTTCTCTCCACCGATTCTATAGGACCATGAAACTCGTGGCCATCATGAGCCTCGACACCTACCGCGGCGACATTCATGACCTGCTCCGCGAACGCGAGATCGAGGTCTTCAGCGAACTCGACATCGAGGGCCATCATCAGTCGTCCGCTGCGGGGGCGGCGCCCGCCTGGTTCGGCGGCGGCACGCCCCCTGCAGACTCGACGCTCACCTGGGCCTTCCTCGACGACGCCCCGGCCGGCCGCCTGCTCGACGCCATCGCGGACTTCAACGAGCGCCGCGACCTGGACCGTCCGGTCCGGGGATTCCAGATGAACGTTGGCCGGGCGGTTTGACCTCCCCACTCCGCCGCTCTTCTCCCTCAAAGACGAAAGCCCCATGTCCACCCCCGCCTCCCCAAACCCCTCCGATGCCCCAACGTCCAGCGTCTGCCGCGTGCCCTCGACCGAGGAGAAACTCGTCCGCCTGCTGGCCGGGACCGTCTCACTCACGGGCCTCGCCCTCGGCTTTTTTGTGAGTCCCTGGTGGTATCTGCTGACGGTCTTCGCGGGGCTCAACGTCATCCAGAGTGCCTTCACCGGCTTCTGCCCCCCCGAGATCGTCTACCGCTGGACCCGACAGTAGCGAGACGTGTCGGGGTGGGCCCAGTGTGATGCGGGCGGCAGCCCGCCCCGGTCGAGATGCCGGGGGCGACGCCAGGGGGCTGCTCGTAGACGAGCGGTCGGGCGGCGTCGGGCCTCGGCCCGGACGCAGAAGCGCGCACGGCGATGGGGCGCCTACGACGAGGACGGCCGGCGCCACACGAGACGGACCGTCGCCGCTGACCCCTGGTGCATGCCCTCGCTGAGGGTCGGCTCGGCCACCTCAAGATGCTCGATGCCCGCCGCGGCGAAATGCTCACGGAGCTCTTCGGCGGTCACCATCATAGCCGGATCGGGCGGGCCGCCGCTCGTGTACCCGTCCGTGCGTTGCTCCGGACGGAACCACTCGGCCAAGAGGCGCCCACCGGGACGCACGCAGCGCTGGACGAGGCGGTATAGGCCCGGTCGCTCGTCGGCGGGAAGGTGGAGAAACGTGACGACGACCGCGTCCCACATCCGGACGGGCTCCCACTCGCGCACGTCGGCCTGGATTCTCTCGACATCCACCTCGGCCTCCCTCGCAAGGCGCTCCGTCTTGCGCAGCCCCTCCGCGGCGTAGTCGACCGCGGTCACCGTATGTCCCTCCCGGGCGAGGTGTACGGCATTGCGCCCCTCGCCCGCCCCGAGCAGAAGCACCTCCTCGGGGTGCGGCAGCCACGTCCGGGCGGCGCTAGCGACGAAGCGGTTGGGGGCCTCGCCGTACACGTACTCCTCGCTGGCAAAGCGGTCGTTCCAGAACGCAGCGGGCTTGGACATGGAGGCAATGGACGGATCGGATGCCAACAGACCGGAAGAAGAGCTACTCTCGTGTCAGGGACATCGTCACCGACC
This genomic interval from Salinibacter grassmerensis contains the following:
- a CDS encoding efflux RND transporter permease subunit yields the protein MATTSGIAGRIARTFINSKLTPLLMAAFLGIGLYSAWVTPKEEDPQINVPMMDIAVQYPGATPQEVKSRVAEPIERLASNIDGVEYVYSTAMPGRTMVSVRYYVGEDPSTSTVKLYEELLKNMDEMPPGASQPLIKSREVDDVPILTLTLHSQTTGDYELRRIGEEMAADLKTTDGVAEVNVHGGRPRQVRVALQPNQLAAHELDPPSIAKQLRAANQQTNAGAFQRMDESYLVETGGFLPSVDAVKNLVVGMHRGSPVYLKQVATVTDGPAEPDDYASFSYGAGTPRPDSLAQGGTRPAVTVAVAKRNGRDAMTIAEHSLDKLGTLKQTLVPEDVTVSTTRNYGETASEKTNELMLHLLAAILAVTFVVSLAMGWRGGLVVFLSVPISFALTLFVYYFFGYTLNRITLFALIFVTGIVVDDSIIVAENIERHFKMGQLPKLQSALAAVDEVGNPTILATLTVIAAVLPMAFVSGLMGPYMSPMPIGASVAMTFSLVVALVIAPYLAFRLIPSHEDLTGEEGGRDTGDAENDSEYKLEETAVYRTYAATIEPLLDSAWKRWAFLGGTALLLLGSVSLFYFRAVTVKMLPFDDKDEFQVVVDMPEGTPLERTNAVLREMAAELTDRPVVTDVQTYAGDAAPVNLNGLVRHYDMRSAPHQGDLQVNLRAAGDRDRQSHAIAKDLRGPVQEIGEKHGATVKIAEVPPGPPVRATLVAEIYGPDVKTQRALADSVRQAFEATEGVVDVDWRVEADQTKYTFTVDKEKAMRVGVPTARVTQTMKMALGGRKVTTLHDPDERDPVGIQLRLGEERRAGLADLRNVPVRSPAGPTVPMADLVEVEKTTRDKHIDRKNHQRVIYVTANVAGAIESPVYAMLDMQERLDAIEAPPGYSFDQLYTGQPEARSNYALKWDGEWRVTYKVFRDLGIAFAIVLLLIYILIVGWFQDLTVPLVMMIAIPLSLIGIVLGHWVLGAFFTATSMIGFIALAGIMVRNGVLLIDFVNISLDQGASLRQAVIEAGAVRTRPILLTAGTVVIGATVILFDPIFQGLAISLIGGAIASTALTLLIVPLVYYMIERRLADSALTEDGTA
- a CDS encoding YgaP family membrane protein, with product MSTPASPNPSDAPTSSVCRVPSTEEKLVRLLAGTVSLTGLALGFFVSPWWYLLTVFAGLNVIQSAFTGFCPPEIVYRWTRQ
- a CDS encoding SAM-dependent methyltransferase: MSKPAAFWNDRFASEEYVYGEAPNRFVASAARTWLPHPEEVLLLGAGEGRNAVHLAREGHTVTAVDYAAEGLRKTERLAREAEVDVERIQADVREWEPVRMWDAVVVTFLHLPADERPGLYRLVQRCVRPGGRLLAEWFRPEQRTDGYTSGGPPDPAMMVTAEELREHFAAAGIEHLEVAEPTLSEGMHQGSAATVRLVWRRPSSS